From the genome of Cydia strobilella chromosome 21, ilCydStro3.1, whole genome shotgun sequence, one region includes:
- the LOC134750915 gene encoding uncharacterized protein LOC134750915: protein MLYCILTLIFVLENVFSTHSQSSVNLLTLESCNYGDTVENLCSKCVCTSKGVYHCKARDCDKVSVIYLKKPTACQPNVVYKQGFTSCICSAEGKWPHKVCYDVFSHLPLESIKKKTCEPQGYVQIECNICRCNDNGEVDSTRCTINECDVKKPHFRKNNEANKNLFGQCLVKNWYSLAPCQFCYCIDTNKLMCSTSVTQTNRQGQMNLGPTTLVHCGIGLLKEIAALVPNHRLRSISSNEDEVWSNGVDVKTSQNTEVTTQYDLKEVERKINKVKALTENRSGPVDDQLQMAYYDVDDADGKENKMNADDMTIDMAATFDANNRRHRKHNGGPLMTYNYDHLDAARNFLKVRRSLKLVETGKCKLGSAINVKCNLCHCLKNGKMLCTDKKCD from the exons ATGCTTTATTGTATACTCACACTTATATTTGTATTAGAGAATGTGTTTTCAACACATTCTCAAAGTTCTG TTAATTTGCTGACTTTGGAATCATGTAACTATGGAGATACCGTCGAAAATTTATGTAGCAAGTGTGTATGTACAAGTAAAGGGGTGTACCACTGCAAGGCGAGAGATTGTGATAAAG TCTCAGTAATCTACTTAAAGAAACCAACAGCATGTCAACCCAACGTTGTATACAAGCAGGGCTTCACAAGTTGTATATGCTCAGCAGAAGGCAAATGGCCTCACAAAGTCTGTTACGATGTCTTCAGTCATCTACCACTGGAATCAATAAAGAAAAAGACATGTGAACCCCAAGGATACGTCCAAATTGAGTGCAATATATGCAGATGTAATGATAACGGGGAAGTAGATTCTACACGATGCACTATCAATGAATGCGACGTAAAAAAGCCTCATTTCAGGAAGAATAACGAAGCAAACAAAAATTTATTTGGACAGTGCCTAGTAAAGAACTGGTATTCTCTGGCGCCATGCCAGTTTTGTTACTGCATCGACACCAACAAGCTCATGTGCAGCACCAGTGTTACACAAACTAATAGACAAGGTCAAATGAATTTAGGGCCGACTACCTTAGTACACTGCGGAATTGGACTTTTAAAGGAGATTGCTGCCTTGGTCCCAAATCACAGGTTGAGAAGTATATCATCCAACGAAGATGAAGTTTGGTCGAATGGTGTGGACGTTAAAACTAGTCAAAATACGGAGGTAACTACACAATACGACCTAAAGGAGGTTGAAAGGaagataaataaagttaaaGCATTAACAGAAAATAGATCTGGACCAGTAGATGATCAGCTTCAGATGGCTTATTATGATGTTGATGATGCAGACGgtaaagaaaacaaaatgaaCGCAGATGATATGACAATAGATATGGCAGCCACCTTTGATGCTAATAATCGGAGACATAGAAAACATAACGGAGGACCGCTCATGACATATAATTATGATCATTTGGATGCAGCTAGGAATTTTCTAAAAGTGAGACGATCGCTGAAATTAGTTGAAACCGGGAAGTGTAAGCTGGGGAGTGCTATTAatgttaaatgtaatttatgtcATTGTTTGAAGAATGGCAAAATGCTTTGTACTGACAAAAAATGTGATTGA
- the LOC134750995 gene encoding uncharacterized protein LOC134750995 isoform X2 has translation MFRIVTFLTLLCLLRLARCNFRTCVPNTQFFLNDRICYCDGKGQWTEASCHKLCTPGQTVWHGCSQCVCQDNGQLLCNNINCSEDQKTIPATKAINSIGHWCTPLRIYYVDCNVCVCPESGRTANVHCVKDNSCTALRTPSISDLLASNKNTCKPSVLYVFHCLQCLCSDEGIFSLNNCIETCPSKSKPSLSRTCTPHSFYRNDCNVCLCPSDGIHSDSSCTQEVCDGTFRFKVLQALTSETKMCIPHQFTSPQCLYCHCNPDGTINQQTCLELNCLKTYLYEYSVRSTCSPGEMVPFCTECFCLRNGSTHHDYCTRGCSYRNKILALEKVFRDSKNHQLLEWHAFDTTSNALTCEQNSIYVENDKHCLCPDSHTKEKSCLVAVKKSLNLEDPVLKFDFKESKINIDFNKPCMPSTFIEFDCNTCFCSKNGSIDPDWCTYDDCEAIRIIQEAQKAHGPVAKELPTCTPGSITEISCKFCICPDNGLSKDRACTKNRCGDVEAVTATDNFDCDPLEYYEVDCNICLCPNDGTKNVAKCTKNICEDNFLRSGACVPGKLFSEECNICICPPDGTKSDRVCTKHDCKKANTTWKKIYQYSNSIIEELPDNGDVSEKKLDHCFPGEQFTIDGHFCVCPEMGFRMYATCSVREGHNLDKKDRIDTPTNMSSGIADSFPNTQKSEPGEKCFVYNNMSSSANEPGTKCSSGSLYIKGCQQCLCPVVGDSDNIEYCRYLNTTQCNATGLSYTRTVRSSGARTTVSKTVEKIALAPHQHTRYKCATNGTARDVCHVCECEQDIMIREHCFSSTATACAGVEPTFLRERI, from the exons ATGTTCAGGATCGTGACATTTCTAACTTTACTGTGTCTTCTTCGGCTCGCAAGATGCAATTTCC GCACGTGCGTTCCGAACACGCAGTTTTTTCTGAATGACCGCATATGCTACTGCGACGGGAAAGGCCAGTGGACTGAAGCCAGCTGCCACAAACTCTGCACGCCTGGCCAAACGGTATGGCACGGCTGCAGCCAATGCGTCTGCCAGGACAACGGACAACTGCTCTGCAACAATATCAACTGTTCGGAGGACCAAAAAACAATCCCAGCCACGAAAGCCATTAATTCTATAGGACACTGGTGTACTCCGCTAAGGATATACTACGTCGACTGTAATGTCTGCGTCTGTCCAGAGTCAGGCAGAACCGCCAATGTACACTGCGTCAAAGATAATTCTTGTACAGCCTTAAGAACTCCCTCTATATCTGACCTATTGGCATCTAACAAAAACACATGCAAACCAAGTGTATTGTATGTCTTCCACTGTCTCCAATGCTTATGTTCTGACGAAGGAATCTTCAGCCTTAACAATTGTATAGAAACTTGTCCATCCAAATCAAAGCCAAGTCTATCACGTACATGCACACCTCACTCGTTCTACAGAAATGATTGTAACGTATGTCTGTGTCCAAGTGATGGGATACATAGTGACTCTTCCTGCACTCAGGAAGTATGTGATGGCACATTTAGATTTAAGGTTCTCCAAGCCTTAACATCAGAAACAAAAATGTGCATTCCTCACCAATTCACCTCGCCTCAATGTCTATACTGCCATTGTAATCCCGACGGAACGATTAACCAACAAACTTGCTTAGAACTTAACTgcttaaaaacatatttatatgaatacaGCGTAAGGAGCACTTGCAGTCCAGGAGAAATGGTACCGTTCTGCACGGAATGCTTCTGCCTTCGCAACGGTTCAACGCATCATGATTACTGCACAAGAGGTTGTTCATATCGAAACAAAATACTGGCTCTGGAAAAAGTTTTCAGAGActctaaaaatcatcaactacTAGAGTGGCACGCTTTTGATACAACCTCTAATGCATTGACATGCGAACAGAATTCAATATACGTAGAAAACGATAAACACTGCCTATGCCCCGACAGCCACACTAAAGAGAAATCTTGCTTGGTAGCCGTTAAGAAATCCTTAAATCTCGAAGATCCTGTGTTAAAGTTTGATTTTAAagagagtaaaataaatatagacttCAATAAACCTTGTATGCCAAGCACGTTCATAGAATTTGACTGTAACACTTGCTTTTGCTCAAAAAATGGAAGTATTGATCCCGATTGGTGCACCTATGACGACTGCGAAGCCATACGGATAATTCAAGAAGCTCAGAAAGCTCATGGGCCCGTGGCTAAAGAACTACCAACATGCACCCCTGGATCTATAACCGAAATTAGTTGTAAGTTCTGCATCTGTCCCGATAATGGTCTGTCAAAGGACAGAGCATGTACGAAAAACCGTTGCGGTGACGTGGAAGCGGTGACCGCTACAGACAATTTTGACTGCGATCCGTTAGAGTATTACGAGGTCGACTGCAACATTTGCTTATGTCCTAATGACGGCACCAAGAACGTGGCGAAGTGCACTAAGAATATCTGCGAAGACAATTTCCTCCGATCCGGTGCGTGTGTGCCTGGGAAGCTTTTTAGTGAAGAATGCAACATCTGCATATGTCCTCCTGACGGCACGAAAAGTGACAGAGTTTGTACTAAACATGATTGTAAAAAGGCTAACACGACATGGAAGAAGATATACCAGTATTCCAACAGCATTATAGAAGAACTTCCAGATAACGGTGATGTCAGTGAAAAGAAGTTGGACCATTGTTTCCCTGGCGAGCAGTTTACAATCGACGGGCACTTTTGCGTGTGTCCTGAGATGGGTTTCAGAATGTATGCGACATGCTCCGTTCGTGAAGGACATAATCTGGATAAAAAGGATCGCATT GATACCCCAACAAATATGAGTTCCGGCATCGCTGACTCTTTCCCGAATACGCAAAAGTCAGAACCTGGAGAAAAGTGCTTCGTTTACAACAATATGTCATCATCAGCGAATGAACCGGGTACAAAATGTTCATCAGGATCTCTGTATATTAAGGG GTGTCAACAATGCCTGTGTCCTGTCGTGGGTGACAGCGACAACATAGAGTATTGCCGCTATTTGAACACAACGCAATGTAATGCTACTGGGCTCTCATACACGAGAACAGTGAGAAGCAGTGGAG CCCGCACCACAGTCAGCAAGACGGTGGAAAAAATAGCTCTCGCGCCACACCAGCACACTCGCTACAAGTGCGCGACGAACGGGACAGCGAGGGACGTATGCCACGTCTGCGAGTGCGAGCAGGACATCATGATTCGCGAGCATTGCTTCAGCAGCACCGCAACAGCATGCGCAGGAGTTGAACCAACGTTTTTGAGAgaaagaatttaa
- the LOC134750995 gene encoding uncharacterized protein LOC134750995 isoform X1, whose translation MFRIVTFLTLLCLLRLARCNFRKCLSLFHYLIVYIPLILHFSEGTCVPNTQFFLNDRICYCDGKGQWTEASCHKLCTPGQTVWHGCSQCVCQDNGQLLCNNINCSEDQKTIPATKAINSIGHWCTPLRIYYVDCNVCVCPESGRTANVHCVKDNSCTALRTPSISDLLASNKNTCKPSVLYVFHCLQCLCSDEGIFSLNNCIETCPSKSKPSLSRTCTPHSFYRNDCNVCLCPSDGIHSDSSCTQEVCDGTFRFKVLQALTSETKMCIPHQFTSPQCLYCHCNPDGTINQQTCLELNCLKTYLYEYSVRSTCSPGEMVPFCTECFCLRNGSTHHDYCTRGCSYRNKILALEKVFRDSKNHQLLEWHAFDTTSNALTCEQNSIYVENDKHCLCPDSHTKEKSCLVAVKKSLNLEDPVLKFDFKESKINIDFNKPCMPSTFIEFDCNTCFCSKNGSIDPDWCTYDDCEAIRIIQEAQKAHGPVAKELPTCTPGSITEISCKFCICPDNGLSKDRACTKNRCGDVEAVTATDNFDCDPLEYYEVDCNICLCPNDGTKNVAKCTKNICEDNFLRSGACVPGKLFSEECNICICPPDGTKSDRVCTKHDCKKANTTWKKIYQYSNSIIEELPDNGDVSEKKLDHCFPGEQFTIDGHFCVCPEMGFRMYATCSVREGHNLDKKDRIDTPTNMSSGIADSFPNTQKSEPGEKCFVYNNMSSSANEPGTKCSSGSLYIKGCQQCLCPVVGDSDNIEYCRYLNTTQCNATGLSYTRTVRSSGARTTVSKTVEKIALAPHQHTRYKCATNGTARDVCHVCECEQDIMIREHCFSSTATACAGVEPTFLRERI comes from the exons ATGTTCAGGATCGTGACATTTCTAACTTTACTGTGTCTTCTTCGGCTCGCAAGATGCAATTTCCGTAAGTGTCTTTCCTTATTCCATTATCTGATTGTCTATATTCCGTTAATCCTCCATTTTTCCGAAGGCACGTGCGTTCCGAACACGCAGTTTTTTCTGAATGACCGCATATGCTACTGCGACGGGAAAGGCCAGTGGACTGAAGCCAGCTGCCACAAACTCTGCACGCCTGGCCAAACGGTATGGCACGGCTGCAGCCAATGCGTCTGCCAGGACAACGGACAACTGCTCTGCAACAATATCAACTGTTCGGAGGACCAAAAAACAATCCCAGCCACGAAAGCCATTAATTCTATAGGACACTGGTGTACTCCGCTAAGGATATACTACGTCGACTGTAATGTCTGCGTCTGTCCAGAGTCAGGCAGAACCGCCAATGTACACTGCGTCAAAGATAATTCTTGTACAGCCTTAAGAACTCCCTCTATATCTGACCTATTGGCATCTAACAAAAACACATGCAAACCAAGTGTATTGTATGTCTTCCACTGTCTCCAATGCTTATGTTCTGACGAAGGAATCTTCAGCCTTAACAATTGTATAGAAACTTGTCCATCCAAATCAAAGCCAAGTCTATCACGTACATGCACACCTCACTCGTTCTACAGAAATGATTGTAACGTATGTCTGTGTCCAAGTGATGGGATACATAGTGACTCTTCCTGCACTCAGGAAGTATGTGATGGCACATTTAGATTTAAGGTTCTCCAAGCCTTAACATCAGAAACAAAAATGTGCATTCCTCACCAATTCACCTCGCCTCAATGTCTATACTGCCATTGTAATCCCGACGGAACGATTAACCAACAAACTTGCTTAGAACTTAACTgcttaaaaacatatttatatgaatacaGCGTAAGGAGCACTTGCAGTCCAGGAGAAATGGTACCGTTCTGCACGGAATGCTTCTGCCTTCGCAACGGTTCAACGCATCATGATTACTGCACAAGAGGTTGTTCATATCGAAACAAAATACTGGCTCTGGAAAAAGTTTTCAGAGActctaaaaatcatcaactacTAGAGTGGCACGCTTTTGATACAACCTCTAATGCATTGACATGCGAACAGAATTCAATATACGTAGAAAACGATAAACACTGCCTATGCCCCGACAGCCACACTAAAGAGAAATCTTGCTTGGTAGCCGTTAAGAAATCCTTAAATCTCGAAGATCCTGTGTTAAAGTTTGATTTTAAagagagtaaaataaatatagacttCAATAAACCTTGTATGCCAAGCACGTTCATAGAATTTGACTGTAACACTTGCTTTTGCTCAAAAAATGGAAGTATTGATCCCGATTGGTGCACCTATGACGACTGCGAAGCCATACGGATAATTCAAGAAGCTCAGAAAGCTCATGGGCCCGTGGCTAAAGAACTACCAACATGCACCCCTGGATCTATAACCGAAATTAGTTGTAAGTTCTGCATCTGTCCCGATAATGGTCTGTCAAAGGACAGAGCATGTACGAAAAACCGTTGCGGTGACGTGGAAGCGGTGACCGCTACAGACAATTTTGACTGCGATCCGTTAGAGTATTACGAGGTCGACTGCAACATTTGCTTATGTCCTAATGACGGCACCAAGAACGTGGCGAAGTGCACTAAGAATATCTGCGAAGACAATTTCCTCCGATCCGGTGCGTGTGTGCCTGGGAAGCTTTTTAGTGAAGAATGCAACATCTGCATATGTCCTCCTGACGGCACGAAAAGTGACAGAGTTTGTACTAAACATGATTGTAAAAAGGCTAACACGACATGGAAGAAGATATACCAGTATTCCAACAGCATTATAGAAGAACTTCCAGATAACGGTGATGTCAGTGAAAAGAAGTTGGACCATTGTTTCCCTGGCGAGCAGTTTACAATCGACGGGCACTTTTGCGTGTGTCCTGAGATGGGTTTCAGAATGTATGCGACATGCTCCGTTCGTGAAGGACATAATCTGGATAAAAAGGATCGCATT GATACCCCAACAAATATGAGTTCCGGCATCGCTGACTCTTTCCCGAATACGCAAAAGTCAGAACCTGGAGAAAAGTGCTTCGTTTACAACAATATGTCATCATCAGCGAATGAACCGGGTACAAAATGTTCATCAGGATCTCTGTATATTAAGGG GTGTCAACAATGCCTGTGTCCTGTCGTGGGTGACAGCGACAACATAGAGTATTGCCGCTATTTGAACACAACGCAATGTAATGCTACTGGGCTCTCATACACGAGAACAGTGAGAAGCAGTGGAG CCCGCACCACAGTCAGCAAGACGGTGGAAAAAATAGCTCTCGCGCCACACCAGCACACTCGCTACAAGTGCGCGACGAACGGGACAGCGAGGGACGTATGCCACGTCTGCGAGTGCGAGCAGGACATCATGATTCGCGAGCATTGCTTCAGCAGCACCGCAACAGCATGCGCAGGAGTTGAACCAACGTTTTTGAGAgaaagaatttaa